A window from Chiroxiphia lanceolata isolate bChiLan1 chromosome 3, bChiLan1.pri, whole genome shotgun sequence encodes these proteins:
- the CALM2 gene encoding calmodulin-2 isoform X2, protein MLPLADQLTEEQIAEFKEAFSLFDKDGDGTITTKELGTVMRSLGQNPTEAELQDMINEVDADGNGTIDFPEFLTMMARKMKDTDSEEEIREAFRVFDKDGNGYISAAELRHVMTNLGEKLTDEEVDEMIREADIDGDGQVNYEEFVQMMTAK, encoded by the exons ATGCTACCTCTT GCTGATCAACTGACAGAAGAGCAGATTGCAG AATTCAAAGAAGCTTTTTCACTATTTGACAAGGATGGGGATGGTACTATAACTACAAAGGAGTTGGGGACAGTGATGAGATCGCTTGGTCAAAACCCCACAGAAGCAGAGCTACAGGACATGATCAATGAAGTAGATGCTGATG GCAATGGCACAATTGACTTTCCAGAGTTTCTGACAATGATggcaagaaaaatgaaagatacaGATAGTGAAGAAGAAATTAGAGAAGCGTTCCGTGTCTTTGACAAG GATGGCAATGGTTACATTAGTGCTGCAGAACTCCGTCATGTGATGACAAATCTTGGGGAGAAGCTAACAGATGAAGAAGTTGATGAAATGATTAGGGAAGCAGACATTGATGGTGATGGTCAAGTAAACTATGAAG AGTTTGTACAAATGATGACAGCGAAGTGA
- the CALM2 gene encoding calmodulin-2 isoform X3, with product MADQLTEEQIAEFKEAFSLFDKDGDGTITTKELGTVMRSLGQNPTEAELQDMINEVDADGNGTIDFPEFLTMMARKMKDTDSEEEIREAFRVFDKDGNGYISAAELRHVMTNLGEKLTDEEVDEMIREADIDGDGQVNYEEFVQMMTAK from the exons ATG GCTGATCAACTGACAGAAGAGCAGATTGCAG AATTCAAAGAAGCTTTTTCACTATTTGACAAGGATGGGGATGGTACTATAACTACAAAGGAGTTGGGGACAGTGATGAGATCGCTTGGTCAAAACCCCACAGAAGCAGAGCTACAGGACATGATCAATGAAGTAGATGCTGATG GCAATGGCACAATTGACTTTCCAGAGTTTCTGACAATGATggcaagaaaaatgaaagatacaGATAGTGAAGAAGAAATTAGAGAAGCGTTCCGTGTCTTTGACAAG GATGGCAATGGTTACATTAGTGCTGCAGAACTCCGTCATGTGATGACAAATCTTGGGGAGAAGCTAACAGATGAAGAAGTTGATGAAATGATTAGGGAAGCAGACATTGATGGTGATGGTCAAGTAAACTATGAAG AGTTTGTACAAATGATGACAGCGAAGTGA
- the CALM2 gene encoding calmodulin-2 isoform X1 — translation MSRLITPRTLSMHTISSLFWGGNNSLRLLILLVLFQLVLCRFLSQPFAGEHRASFPRGSYEALPPWVPYRSSMLCKAPGLQTETAELASVTLISESPELLSHVVFLECMFFTSGICSSPTVHTPQIQTRGSFEEQQSPVAFRLVSGRCANHCTQKEMKPLKGIPMSCKLREEEITISLTAYQMKEKEVFEESEGIGIHYAISWTLCYLLHFRK, via the exons ATGTCTCGCCTTATAACCCCCAGGACACTATCTATGCACAccatttcttccctcttctggGGGGGAAATAATTCTCTCCGGCTTCTGATTTTACTCGTGCTgtttcagctggttttgtgcAGATTCTTGTCTCAGCCATTTGCTGGAGAGCACAGGGCTTCCTTTCCCAGAGGCAGCTATGAAGCATTGCCACCTTGGGTGCCTTATAGAAGCTCAATGCTCTGCAAAGCTCCAGGCCTGCAGACAGAGACAGCAGAGCTCGCCAGTGTCACACTAATATCAG AGTCACCTGAGCTGTTGTCCCACGTGGTTTTCCTGGAGTGCATGTTCTTCACATCAGGAATTTGTAGTTCTCCTACAGTGCACACCCCACAGATACAAACGCGAGGGTCTTTTGAAGAGCAGCAGTCACCA gttgCATTTAGATTGGTCTCAGGAAGATGTGCAAATCACT GtacacaaaaggaaatgaaaccaTTAAAAGGGATACCTATGAGCTGTAAACTCCGAGAGGAAGAAATTACTATCAGTTTGACAG CCtatcaaatgaaagaaaaagaagtctttgaAGAATCTGAAGGCATTGGAATACATTATGCAATTTCCTGGACTTTATGCTACCTCTT gcattttagaaaatga
- the CALM2 gene encoding calmodulin-2 isoform X4 yields MLCKAPGLQTETAELASVTLISESPELLSHVVFLECMFFTSGICSSPTVHTPQIQTRGSFEEQQSPVAFRLVSGRCANHCTQKEMKPLKGIPMSCKLREEEITISLTAYQMKEKEVFEESEGIGIHYAISWTLCYLLHFRK; encoded by the exons ATGCTCTGCAAAGCTCCAGGCCTGCAGACAGAGACAGCAGAGCTCGCCAGTGTCACACTAATATCAG AGTCACCTGAGCTGTTGTCCCACGTGGTTTTCCTGGAGTGCATGTTCTTCACATCAGGAATTTGTAGTTCTCCTACAGTGCACACCCCACAGATACAAACGCGAGGGTCTTTTGAAGAGCAGCAGTCACCA gttgCATTTAGATTGGTCTCAGGAAGATGTGCAAATCACT GtacacaaaaggaaatgaaaccaTTAAAAGGGATACCTATGAGCTGTAAACTCCGAGAGGAAGAAATTACTATCAGTTTGACAG CCtatcaaatgaaagaaaaagaagtctttgaAGAATCTGAAGGCATTGGAATACATTATGCAATTTCCTGGACTTTATGCTACCTCTT gcattttagaaaatga